In a genomic window of Lathamus discolor isolate bLatDis1 chromosome 4, bLatDis1.hap1, whole genome shotgun sequence:
- the RGPD4 gene encoding ranBP2-like and GRIP domain-containing protein 4 isoform X2: MMRRTKPEVERYVASVQAAAPSPREKSMKGFLFAKLYFEIKEYELAKRYISTYLNVQERDPKAHRFLGQIYEAEDNVEKAFGCYKRSVELNPTQKDLVLKIAELLCNNDITDGRAKYWVERAAKLFPGSPAVYRLKEQLLDCKGEDGWNQLFDLIQAELYARPDDVYINIRLVALYRSNNRLRDAVLHCQEAEKKIPLQSSLEWCSCVVETFEEYLESLQDLESDKSNWRAIKKDHLLAYSSFVRMTLSSRDVQECREALESFDRVLQSVKPYVNGADELSRTFVEMKGQLYMHAGTLLLKMAQHNEAQWRVVCELAALCYLISFQVPKPKSKLIKGDQTGQDTLEMLACDRKSQSGHMLLNLSHGKQDFFKEIVESFANKTGSFTLFDSLFESGASRERSFIGTNDIGNISTQAPVQMELNKYDTGAVRMHSDSLQHLVWLGLQWNSLSVLPPMRKWLKQLFHLPQETSRLETDAPESICLLDLEVFLLGVVFTSNLQLQEKFNSHYGAHQPQFLPLPVCKQLYTEKQKSWWDAVRTLIQRKTTPGTAAKLRLIVQHGLSTLRTLVKHGLQPALIIHWAKSLQKTGISLNSFYDQKEYIGRSVYYWKKVLPMLEIIKKKRSIPEPTDPLFKHFHSVDIQVFQVSAYEEEARIAFAMLDAVDGKTDDALLAFEAINSVVSYWNLAMIFQRKAEEMENDTMLPEEQEEHKTYLLKSKHYLMKIIEESSSDMSVTEKLPVSIETVREMLDTVIQELGENAEEGGPAFRNGLSRAVDSEVKHSTPSPTRFSLSPSKSYKFSPKTPPQWAEDHRSILQMICQQVEALKNEMQEMKLNNSNSNASSHRWPAESYGADTMAEGYQRPQNLHEAPLTVATTGPSVYYSQSPAYNSQYLLRTAPTNVTPTKAPVYGMNRLAPQQHIYAYQQPMHTPPLQNPSCMFSQDIYGTPLRFDSPATGLISPRVGDDYYNYSVPPASTNPSLPKPGYFTKPVESKVVETPKSKFGQPGTAEGSKPPVPPPAQLSQPTTFKFNNNFKSNDGDFTFPSLQVGTPPSNAAFNNSDSLLSLLTSDKPLQDDRYVEQKPVNNGLTSQRNTFTFGNKHTPGISFGEGMGQNTHKTLGFEKGDTFNAQEPSKLLYMTSNSDLANRGHETEGGSTHGGDEDDDGPHFDPVVPLPDKIEVKTGEEDEEEFFCNRGKLFRFDAETKEWKERGIGNVKILKHKVSGKFRLLMRRDQVLKICANHYINTDMKLTPNAGSDKSFVWHAVDYADELPKPEQLAIRFKTPEEAMLFKSKFEESQNILKTLGSNVDVSATQSSGTRETTNQDIKEPSRSISGTPNFGFQLPKNGVSSESDNKDSLTAASTALGTSTSSFGKEALHTYSSGGLEQHLLKKDQWECKICSVPNDATVKSCVSCQNPNPDMWETQGTPLTESAETVKASGNTVQDTFGSAFAKKEGQWDCTVRSVRNEPTASKGIACQNPNKTSAAISGQETSSKFGQAVTPKAVQNDLGTAFAKKEGQWECSACLVQNEAKDVNCHSCHNPNSQSQPNASTVQASPAPRFDSSKPQKNGFEGLFTKKEGQWDCSTCLVRNEGFSPACVACQTPNPSGKTAGDSSPAPAFGMKSKLPEPAGGQLGTGFKCDFLEKGFKFGLEPSKTPSFTFQIPTDTETKPAKEGFSFSMPVPANGFKFGIQESNKNTTKKDEPSKECTTGFLKSTDEKDKKELPSDSGITFQFQEAAGKEKGDFVFGQNSSTFTFAELAKNTPREGFQFGKKDPDFKGFSGAGEKLFSSQDSKMDHKANTSADLSEKDDDVYKTEDSDDIHFEPIVQMPEKVEPFTGEEDEKVLYSQRVKLFRFDPETSQWKERGVGNLKILKNEVNGKVRILMRREQVLKVCANHWITTTMNLKQLSGSDKAWMWMANDFSDGDAKLEQLAAKFKTPEQAEEFKQKFEECQRLLLDIPLQTPHKLVDTGRTAQLIQKAEEMKCGLKDLKTFLTDDKTKLSEEENVNSVCASSTSDLVIKPHAESTGPTLEWDNYDLREEALDDSVSSSVYASPLASSPVRKNLFRFGESTTGFSFSFKSALSPSKSPAKQNQSRTSVGTDEDSDVTQEEERDGQYFEPVVPLPDLVEVTSGEENEQVVFSHRAKLYRYDKDANQWKERGIGDIKILQNYDNKQVRIVMRRDQVLKLCANHRITPDMNIQQMKGSDRAWVWTACDFADGERKVELLAVRFKLQDVADSFKQIFDEAKHAQERETLITPLSSRANTPKESPCGKNAVAVLEETTRERTDLSHGDDTSDVTVEVAEVSSTSETPTKTVVSPPKFVFGSESVKSIFSNEKSKTFTFGNTSATGSLFGFSFTPPKKSENHIPVAQNTAQKELEVSEPAKSSSAPQKPLDSKVENLPTSTQDGPSNFSFRIMEKVQVEWTASC; the protein is encoded by the exons aTGATGAGGCGCACCAAGCCCGAAGTGGAGCGGTACGTCGCCTCTGTGCAGGCCGCCGCGCCTTCCCCCAGAGAG aaatcGATGAAAGGATTCCTCTTTGCTaagctgtattttgaaattaaagaaTATGAACTTGCTAAAAG GTACATATCTACATACCTCAATGTACAAGAGAGAGATCCCAAAGCACACAGATTTCTTGgacaaatttatgaagctgaGGATAACGTAGAAAAAGCTTTTGGGTGTTACAAG CGCTCTGTGGAGTTGAACCCAACACAGAAAGATCTTGTATTGAAGATTGCAGAGTTACTATGCAATAATGACATTACTGATGGAAGAGCAAAATACTGGGTTGAGAGAGCTGCTAAGCTCTTTCCTGGGAGTCCTGCTGTTTACAGGTTGAAG GAGCAGTTACTGGATTGTAAAGGTGAAGATGGATGGAATCAGCTTTTTGACTTGATTCAAGCAGAACTTTATGCAAGACCAGATGATGTCTACATAAATATCAGACTAGTTGCACTCTACCGTTCAAATAATAGATTAAGAGATGCTGTGCTCCATTgtcaagaagcagaaaaaaaaatacctttgcAGTCAAGCTTGGAATGGTGCTCCTGTGTTGTAGAGACATTTGAG GAATATCTGGAATCTTTACAAGACTTGGAGTCTGATAAAAGTAATTGGAGAGCTATCAAGAAAGATCATCTGCTGGCCTACTCCAGCTTTGTAAGAATGACGCTTTCTTCTAGAGATGTTCAGGAATGCAGAGAGGCACTTGAAAG TTTTGATCGCGTGCTTCAGTCAGTGAAACCATATGTGAATGGGGCTGATGAGTTGTCTCGTACCTTTGTGGAAATGAAAGGACAGCTATACATGCATGCTGGAactttgctgctgaaaatggCCCAACACAATGAGGCGCAGTGGAGAGTTGTGTGTGAACTAGCAGCATTGTGCTATCTGATAAGCTTCCAA GTTCCTAAACCAAAGTCAAAACTGATAAAGGGGGATCAAACTGGACAAGACACACTTGAAATGTTGGCCTGTGATCGAAAAAGCCAGTCTG gTCATATGCTGCTGAACTTAAGCCATGGCAAGCAAGACTTCTTTAAAGAGATCGTGGAATCATTTGCAAACAAGACTGGTTCATTTACATTGTTTGATAGCCTGTTTGAGAGCGGAGCTTCGAGAGAGAGGTCTTTTATTGGCACGAATGATATTGGAAATATCAGTACACAAGCACCAGTGCAAATGGAACTTAATAAGTATGATACTG GTGCTGTTCGAATGCACAGTGACAGTCTCCAGCACCTTGTGTGGCTTGGCTTACAGTGGAACTCTCTGTCAGTCTTGCCCCCAATGCGCAAATGGCTAAAACAGCTTTTTCACTTGCCCCAAGAAACATCAAGACTTGAGACAGATGCTCCTGAATCCATTTGCCTGTTGGACCTTGAA GTATTCCTCCTTGGGGTGGTATTCACCAGCAACTTACAATTGCAAGAGAAGTTTAATTCTCACTACGGTGCACATCAGCCTCAATTCTTACCATTGCCAGTGTGCAAACAGCTCtatactgaaaagcaaaaatcctGGTGGGATGCTGTTCGTACTCTTATTCAGAGAAAAACAAC AccaggaacagcagcaaaactgagGCTTATCGTACAGCATGGATTAAGTACTCTGCGAACACTGGTGAAGCATGGCCTTCAACCTGCCTTAATTATCCACTGGGCAAAAAGCCTGCAAAAAACA GGCATTAGCCTTAACTCTTTCTATGACCAGAAGGAATACATCGGGCGAAGTGTCTATTACTGGAAGAAAGTTTTGCCTATGCTGGAAATTATCAAAAAGAAGAGGAGTATTCCTGAACCTACTGATCCTCTCTTCAAACACTTCCATAGTGTAGACATTCAG GTCTTTCAGGTTTCAGCGTATGAAGAAGAAGCACGTATAGCATTTGCAATGTTGGATGCAGTTGATGGCAAAACTGATGATGCTTTATTAGCATTTGAAGCTATTAACAGTGTGGTTTCATACTGGAATCTTGCCATG ATCTTCcaaagaaaggcagaagagatggAAAATGATACCATGCTGCCAGAAGAACAAGAAGAGCACAAAACCTATCTTCTTAAAAGCAAGCATTATTTAATGAAGATCATTGAGGAAAGCTCCTCAGATATGTCAGTAACTGAGAAA CTGCCGGTGTCTATTGAAACTGTGAGGGAAATGCTAGATACAGTGATCCAGGAGCTTGGCGAAAATGCTGAGGAGGGAGGTCCTGCCTTCAGAAATGGTCTGTCACGAGCTGTAGACTCAGAGGTGAAACACTCTACTCCATCACCAACTAGGTTCTCTCTTTCACCATCTAAGAGCTACAAg tTTTCTCCTAAAACTCCTCCTCAGTGGGCAGAAGATCACAGATCTATACTTCAAATGATCTGTCAGCAAGTGGAAGCTTTAAAG AATGAAATGCAAGAAATGAAACTTAATAATTCCAACTCAAATGCATCATCTCATCGGTGGCCTGCTGAAAGCTATGGAGCAGATACAATGGCAGAGGGTTATCAGAGACCACAAAATCTTCATGAAGCTCCATTAACAG TTGCTACCACTGGCCCCTCTGTTTACTACAGCCAGTCACCTGCCTATAACTCTCAGTATCTTCTCAGAACTGCCCCAACCAACGTAACGCCAACAAAG GCTCCTGTCTATGGCATGAACCGACTTGCACCTCAGCAGCATATATATGCTTACCAACAACCGATGCATACACCACCTCTGCAAAACCCTTCTTGTATGTTTTCCCAAGATATATATGGCACACCTCTGCGTTTTGATTCTCCCGCTACTGGACTTATTTCTCCCCGTGTGGGTGATGATTATTACAATTACAGTGTTCCACCAGCAAGCACAAATCCATCATTGCCTAAACCAGGATATTTCACAAAGCCTGTAGAATCAAAAGTGGTAGAAACTCCAAAGTCTAAATTTGGGCAGCCAGGAACAGCAGAAGGATCAAAACCACCTGTGCCGCCACCAGCACAGTTGAGTCAGCCAACAACTTTTAAATTCAACAATAACTTCAAGTCTAATGATGGAGACTTcacctttccttctcttcaggttGGAACACCTCCTAGTAATGCAGCTTTTAATAACAGCGACAGCCTCTTAAGTCTCCTGACGTCTGATAAACCTTTACAGGATGATAGATACGTGGAACAAAAACCAGTTAACAATGGCTTAACCAGTCAAAGAAATACCTTCACTTTTGGAAATAAACATACTCCAGGCATCTCTTTTGGAGAGGGCATGGGACAAAATACGCACAAAACCCTGGGGTTTGAGAAGGGTGATACGTTTAATGCTCAAGAACCAAGCAAACTTTTATATATGACTTCAAATTCTGATTTGGCCAATAGAGGTCATGAAACAGAGGGAGGAAGCACCCATGGTGGAGATGAGGATGATGATGGTCCTCATTTTGATCCTGTGGTGCCACTCCCTGACAAGATTGAAGTAAAGACAGGtgaggaagatgaagaagaatTCTTCTGCAACAGAGGCAAGCTCTTTCGTTTTGATGCAGAAActaaagaatggaaagaaagaggtatTGGCAAtgtgaaaatactgaaacataAAGTATCTGGCAAATTCCGTCTCTTAATGAGACGGGACCAAGTGCTGAAAATCTGTGCAAATCACTACATAAATACTGATATGAAGTTAACTCCAAATGCTGGATCAGATAAGTCATTTGTATGGCATGCCGTAGATTATGCAGACGAGttgccaaaaccagaacagcttGCAATTAGATTTAAAACACCTGAGGAAGCAATGCTTTTCAAAAGTAAGTTTGAGGAGTCTCAGAATATTCTGAAAACCTTGGGATCAAATGTTGACGTATCTGCAACTCAGAGTAGTGGGACAAGAGAAACAACAAATCAGGACATCAAGGAGCCTAGCAGATCCATTTCTGGGACCCCAAACTTTGGATTTCAGTTACCGAAAAATGGGGTGAGCAGTGAATCTGATAACAAAGACAGCCTTACAGCTGCATCAACCGCACTTGGCACTAGCACTTCTTCATTTGGAAAAGAAGCTCTGCATACTTATTCTTCTGGTGGGCTTGAGCAGCATCTCTTGAAGAAGGACCAATGGGAGTGTAAAATATGTTCAGTTCCAAATGATGCAACTGTGAAGAGTTGTGTATCATGTCAAAATCCAAATCCAGATATGTGGGAAACACAAGGCACGCCATTAACTGAGTCTGCTGAAACTGTGAAAGCCAGTGGTAACACTGTGCAGGACACATTTGGATCTGCTTTTGCTAAAAAGGAAGGTCAATGGGACTGCACTGTCCGTTCAGTAAGAAACGAACCCACTGCTTCCAAGGGTATTGCCTGCCAgaatccaaacaaaaccagtgcaGCAATATCTGGTCAAGAAACTTCCTCTAAATTTGGCCAAGCAGTTACTCCAAAGGCTGTTCAAAATGACTTGGGTACTGCTTTTGCTAAAAAGGAAGGTCAGTGGGAGTGCTCTGCATGCCTAGtccaaaatgaagcaaaagatGTGAACTGTCATTCTTGTCACAATCCTAACTCTCAAAGTCAGCCAAATGCATCTACTGTTCAGGCATCCCCTGCTCCCAGGTTTGATTCAAGTAAGCCAcagaaaaatggatttgaagggCTCTTTACTAAAAAAGAGGGGCAATGGGATTGTAGTACGTGCCTTGTAAGGAATGAGGGTTTTTCACCAGCCTGCGTAGCTTGCCAAACACCAAATCCATCTGGTAAGACCGCTGGTGATTCTTCACCAGCTCCTGCTTTTGGCATGAAAAGTAAGTTACCTGAACCTGCTGGAGGACAGTTGGGAACAGGCTTTAAGTGTGATTTCTTAGAAAAGGGCTTTAAGTTTGGTCTTGAGCCAAGCAAGACGCcttcatttacatttcagaTTCCTACTGATACTGAAACTAAGCCTGCAAAGGAAGGATTTAGCTTTTCAATGCCAGTGCCTGCAAACGGATTTAAATTTGGGATACAGGAGTCTAATAAAAATACCACTAAGAAAGATGAGCCGTCCAAAGAGTGTACAACTGGCTTCTTAAAAAGCACtgatgaaaaagacaaaaaggaacTGCCTTCAGATAGCGGAATTACATTCCAATTTCAAGAAGCAGCAGGCAAGGAGAAAGGTGACTTTGTTTTTGGGCAAAATAGCAGCACTTTTACTTTTGCTGAACTTGCAAAAAATACTCCCAGGGAAGGCTTTCAGTTTGGCAAGAAAGACCCTGACTTTAAAGGCTTCTCAGGCGCAggtgaaaagctgttttcttcacaGGATTCTAAAATGGATCACAAAGCCAACACGTCTGCTGACCTTAGCGAGAAGGATGATGATGTATATAAGACAGAGGACAGTGATGATATCCATTTTGAACCTATAGTTCAAATGCCTGAAAAAGTAGAACCATTTACAGGAGAGGAAGATGAGAAAGTGTTGTATTCCCAAAGAGTCAAGCTGTTCAGGTTTGATCCAGAAACAAGCCAGTGGAAAGAACGTGGGGTGGGCAACCTGAAGATTCTTAAAAATGAAGTTAATGGCAAAGTAAGAATATTAATGCGGCGTGAGCAGGTACTGAAGGTGTGTGCAAATCACTGGATAACAACCACAATGAACTTGAAACAACTGTCTGGCTCAGACAAAGCATGGATGTGGATGGCCAATGACTTCTCTGATGGTGATGCAAAGTTGGAACAGTTGGCAGCAAAATTCAAGACGCCGGAGCAGGCTGAGGAGTTCAAACAGAAGTTTGAAGAATGTCAGAGGCTACTACTAGACATACCACTGCAGACACCCCATAAACTTGTTGATACAGGTAGGACTGCTCAACTtatacagaaagcagaagaaatgaagtGTGGCTTAAAAGATCTCAAAACCTTTCTGACAGATGACAAAACTAAACtgtcagaagaggaaaatgtaaaCTCTGTTTGTGCCAGCAGTACTTCTGATCTGGTTATAAAGCCGCATGCTGAAAGTACTGGGCCTACTCTGGAGTGGGATAACTATGATTTGCGTGAAGAAGCATTGGATGATAGTGTAAGTAGTTCTGTATATGCATCACCTCTTGCAAGTAGCCCTGTAAGGAAAAATCTGTTTAGATTTGGAGAGTCTACGACAGGTTTTAGTTTCAGCTTTAAATCTGCCTTGAGCCCATCCAAATCTCCTGCCAAACAGAACCAGAGTAGAACATCAGTAGGCACAGATGAAGATTCTGATGTTACTCaagaagaagagagagatgGGCAGTACTTTGAACCTGTGGTACCTCTGCCTGatcttgtggaagtgaccagtGGTGAGGAAAATGAGCAGGTTGTCTTCAGTCACAGAGCTAAGCTCTACAGGTATGACAAAGATGCTAATCAGTGGAAAGAGAGAGGTATTGGAGATATCAAGATACTACAGAACTACGACAACAAACAAGTACGTATCGTAATGAGAAGGGACCAGGTACTAAAACTCTGTGCCAACCATAGAATAACACCAGATATGAATATACAACAAATGAAAGGATCTGATAGAGCGTGGGTATGGACAGCATGTGACTTTGCAGATGGAGAAAGGAAAGTAGAACTTCTAGCTGTCCGATTCAAGCTGCAAGATGTTGCAGACTCATTTAAGCAAATTTTTGATGAAGCAAAGCATGCCCAAGAGAGAGAGACACTGATAACCCCTCTTTCTTCTCGTGCAAATACGCCAAAGGAATCTCCCTGTGGTAAAAATGCTGTAGCTGTCTTGGAAGAAACTACCAGAGAAAGAACTGACCTCAGCCACGGTGATGATACTTCTGATGTAACTGTAGAGGTTGCAGAGGTGTCCAGCACTTCAGAGACACCAACAAAAACAGTGGTTTCTCCTCCGAAGTTTGTATTTGGATCTGAATCTGTCAAGAGCATTTTTAGTAACGAAAAATCAAAGACATTCACATTTGGAAATACTTCAGCTACTGGTTCTCTCTTTGGCTTCAGCTTTACTCCTCCAAAAAAGAGTGAAAACCATATTCCAGTGGCtcagaacacagcacagaaagaacTGGAAGTTTCTGAACCAGCAAAAAGCTCTAGTGCTCCTCAGAAGCCTCTAGACAGCAAGGTAGAAAACTTGCCTACTTCAACACAAGATGGACCCTCAAACTTCTCATTTAGAATTATGGAAAAAG